The segment TCAAAATGCACCGGAACTTGGTGCTCAGGCTGCGCGTTGGCTGGTGCGACGGTGCGAGGGCGACCGGCAGGCGGACGAAGTGCTCCGCCTGGTTCTTGATGCGTATTTCGAGGTGAATCAATCGACCTCACCGCCCCCGGAGGAACCGGTCCGGGTGATGCCCAACGGGCGTCGCTGGAGCAGTCTGGGCCAAGAATCTCAATCATCTCCAAGTCGGTAAGGGCTGGGTTTCTGTCCGCTAGGTGATACGTTGAACTAAAGCCATTTCGTCTCGGGTCACCCGCCGTTCCATTCTTGGCGACCCACGTTAGACCACAATGAAATACTCATTCACGAATCGCCGCGTTCATACCACCCTTGGCCTCATCGGTTTGGTAGCCATGGTCACGGTGTCGCTTGTGGAGAGCGTGGCGATCGCGGGCCCCGTGATCGCACCGGGTTGGGGAGCCCCGGTTTTTGAGGACCGGTTCGACGGCAACTCGATCGATCACGGCAAGTGGCAAGTCGGAAACTTTGCCAACGAACACAACAATGAGCAGCAGTACTACCACCCGGATCAGGTGCTGGTGTACGACGGCGGCCTGCACCTCTGGGCCGAGCGTGACGACCAGTGGACTTACGGGCGCAACTACAACTCCGGACAGGTGCGCACCTGGCAGGAGTGGCGTTATGGTCGATTCGAAGTTCGGGCGAAGATTCCACGTGGTCAAGGGTTCTGGCCGGCGATCTGGCTCTTACCTCGCAACGCCGCTTGGCCCGTTGGCGGCGAGCTGGACATCATGGAGAATGTCGGCAGCAACACGTACTTCGTAAAGGGGTCGTACCACTACAACTGGGCCCCTGGTTGGCCTATCACGAGCAATGCGGATTACATCACCGGGCAAGACTTTGCTGCCGGTTATCACGACTATGCGGTGGAGTGGGAAGCAGATCAGATCCGGTTTTACGTCGATGGCAACCAATATCACACGGTGTACAACCCGATCCAACCGGATCCGGTTCCGATGAGCCTGATCCTCAACCTCGCCGTCGGCGGGGATTGGCCTGGTTCGCCTGACTGGACGACGCCTCTTCCCTCTAGCTTCGATATTGATTACGTACGCATTTGGGAACGACAGGAAACTCCGGCACCACCGACTTCGTTGATCCTAGACGCGGGCTTCGAAGACAACGGCGGCGCGATGGACGCCTGGGAGGTCTTCGGCGACTCGATCGACAACGTGTTTTCGGATTGGGGCACGCCGCTTGACGGCGAGCGGTCGCTCAAGCTCTACGGACAGTTCACGGACGAAGACAACGTAGCGGGCGTCTTTCAGAACGTCGAAGTAACCGGAGGCACGTTGCTCACGGCCCGCGCGAGCGCCTTGGTCCGTTCCGAAGACTCGATCGTCGGGACCGGCAACGAAGCGCTGATGAAGATCGAGTTCTACCGCCAAGCCGGGGCCGATTACGGCTCCAGCGACTTCTTAGGCGAGACGATCGTGACGCTCGCCGACGGTAGCTCACCGGAGGACACCTGGTCTGACTTCGAGCTCGAGGCGGCAACGCCGAACGACGCGGTGGAGGCGAGACTGACTTTTGCTTTTATTCAGCCGGGAACCAATGATGCCGGTTCCGTGTTCATCGACAGCGCGTCGCTGACGGCGTCGCTGTCGGGCGACTACAACGGCAACGGGCAAGTGGAACAAGGTGACCTGAATCTGGTCCTGAACAACTGGGGCCGAGGTTCGATCTCTCGCGCACCGGCTGGCTGGATCAACGACCTGCCGGACGGCCTGATCGACCAGGGCGAGCTCAACGCGGTGCTGACGAATTGGGGTTCGTCCTCGGCCCCGAATTTCGCCTCGCCAATCCCTGAGCCGATCGCGGCGGCCGTCACAGCTCTCGGTGTATTTTCGATGCGACGGATGGAGCGGGTTTGCGAACGGGATTGACGTTCGTGATGAGCCCCCCAGTTCGTACCGCCCGTCGTTTCGGTAATGGTTCCGAGGGCTCCTGTGAGAGCGATCCATTGGAGCGAACATGGCCGGTGGCGGATAGCAGAAGCTGCCTGAGGGATAGTTCGGTTTGTATGCGCCCCGCCAGCGTTTGATCATGAGCTCTACCTTTCATGCGACGCCTATCCAAATAGCACTCTGCTTAGCTCCTCGGCGGTTTCCACTTTCGCGAAGCGACCCTTGGAGTTACTCCGCTAGGTCGTTCGCTTGCCGGGCTGTGCCGAACCACGCCGCCGCACTCCGGTACGAGGTCGTAACCGTCTACGTCCATCTGGGGCCGCAAGACCTCGCCCCTGAGCCCCGTTCGCCACGCATCGGTCATCCGTGGTCGCGCGGGCTCCCAGTTGGTAACATCTGGAGCTAAATCGCGTTCTAGTTGGAAACCTACGTTGGAACGTCCCTCGGGGCACCCGACGCCCACCCGAGCGCAAACTCGCAAGCCCCGGCAAAGATAGGGCTTGTGGCAAAACGCGGGCGTAGCTCAATTGGTAGAGCGTCAGCCTTCCAAGCTGAATGTTGACGGTTCGAGTCCGTTCGCCCGCTTTCTTACTCAGCAACGACTTACTTGAACTTTCA is part of the Planctomycetota bacterium genome and harbors:
- a CDS encoding glycoside hydrolase family 16 protein; translation: MKYSFTNRRVHTTLGLIGLVAMVTVSLVESVAIAGPVIAPGWGAPVFEDRFDGNSIDHGKWQVGNFANEHNNEQQYYHPDQVLVYDGGLHLWAERDDQWTYGRNYNSGQVRTWQEWRYGRFEVRAKIPRGQGFWPAIWLLPRNAAWPVGGELDIMENVGSNTYFVKGSYHYNWAPGWPITSNADYITGQDFAAGYHDYAVEWEADQIRFYVDGNQYHTVYNPIQPDPVPMSLILNLAVGGDWPGSPDWTTPLPSSFDIDYVRIWERQETPAPPTSLILDAGFEDNGGAMDAWEVFGDSIDNVFSDWGTPLDGERSLKLYGQFTDEDNVAGVFQNVEVTGGTLLTARASALVRSEDSIVGTGNEALMKIEFYRQAGADYGSSDFLGETIVTLADGSSPEDTWSDFELEAATPNDAVEARLTFAFIQPGTNDAGSVFIDSASLTASLSGDYNGNGQVEQGDLNLVLNNWGRGSISRAPAGWINDLPDGLIDQGELNAVLTNWGSSSAPNFASPIPEPIAAAVTALGVFSMRRMERVCERD